The following are encoded together in the Malaya genurostris strain Urasoe2022 chromosome 3, Malgen_1.1, whole genome shotgun sequence genome:
- the LOC131437580 gene encoding uncharacterized protein LOC131437580 yields MMDMVLAFPTKDMPNKHNRVKRSFISSFFWKGSTEPPVAGTNINESIENSQTIYAVPKPANSNIPPSFVPVLPVQYFVSPNGQHFIAVKPVSISGPNWLTDNLIENPKSQTPSGNQLNLTPTELSELNQLARMVGVNDVNDLPPLEDVMILLGTTSKSETIKAIRDYASTPGGLELIKDYVASYQPVKRMDIGGAGQFSNAINSEDPSQGKSMSSQTYSPEGYLQINTEQFTDQSNSTTPAPSPGFFAGLRSFFSFGSSTGTNKETEKASEPIVPSGTMNIPAIGANYIPHFIIPMQPLVGHEHYYNYVQPDFQGYQMTPAIQDMNPFVLKPYSPQYVSSTASPSKPLDTQRNEAHINFEDTHKQDVQDKSSIVEQRPIRVSPSAESTGKIHKSRLDEADLLIVVPPSIMERSDTASIKSTTTTIVPESTTVVALGESTTPIIKDN; encoded by the coding sequence ATGATGGACATGGTACTAGCATTCCCTACTAAGGATATGCCGAATAAACACAACCGAGTGAAGCGTAGTTTTATCTCATCATTTTTTTGGAAAGGTTCAACTGAACCCCCAGTGGCGGgcacaaacatcaacgagtcgaTCGAAAATTCGCAAACAATCTATGCCGTTCCAAAACCTGCCAATTCCAACATTCCTCCGTCGTTTGTACCTGTGTTACCTGTGCAATATTTCGTTTCCCCTAACGGGCAGCATTTTATTGCAGTGAAGCCTGTCAGTATTTCGGGACCTAACTGGTTAACAGATAATTTAATCGAGAATCCCAAATCACAGACACCATCAGGGAATCAACTGAATCTTACTCCGACAGAATTATCTGAACTGAATCAACTAGCCCGAATGGTTGGAGTGAACGATGTTAACGATCTGCCTCCACTAGAAGATGTTATGATATTGCTAGGAACAACATCGAAAAGCGAAACCATTAAAGCGATTCGTGATTATGCATCTACTCCTGGTGGATTAGAATTGATTAAAGACTATGTTGCGAGTTATCAACCAGTCAAAAGGATGGACATCGGTGGAGCAGGACAGTTCAGTAATGCTATTAACAGTGAAGACCCGTCTCAAGGAAAATCTATGAGCTCCCAAACATACTCTCCTGAGGGATATTTACAAATAAACACAGAACAATTTACCGATCAATCTAACAGCACCACACCGGCCCCTAGCCCAGGATTTTTTGCAGGTCTTCGTTCGTTTTTCTCGTTCGGATCTTCCACTGGTACAAACAAAGAAACTGAAAAGGCTTCTGAACCTATTGTGCCTAGTGGTACTATGAATATACCTGCAATTGGAGCGAACTACATTCCGCACTTTATCATTCCAATGCAACCGCTGGTTGGGCATGAGCATTATTACAACTACGTACAACCTGACTTTCAAGGATACCAGATGACACCCGCCATTCAGGATATGAATCCGTTCGTGCTGAAACCATACTCACCGCAATATGTGTCTAGCACTGCATCTCCCTCCAAACCATTAGATACGCAGCGTAACGAAGCGCACATTAATTTTGAAGACACACATAAGCAGGATGTGCAAGATAAATCTAGCATCGTAGAGCAGCGTCCTATCCGAGTTTCACCATCGGCGGAATCGACTGGCAAAATTCATAAGAGCAGGCTGGACGAAGCAGATTTATTAATTGTTGTGCCGCCTTCAATAATGGAACGGTCTGACACAGCCAGTATCAAAAGCACTACCACTACTATTGTCCCAGAAAGCACAACCGTTGTTGCTCTAGGAGAGTCTACAACACCAATTATAAAGGACAATTGA